The Gadus morhua chromosome 18, gadMor3.0, whole genome shotgun sequence DNA segment TGCCCCGCTGCTTCTGGAGCTTTGGATCCCCGAAGCAGATTTTCCTGTGGGGAATAAATATTGAATATTAGCTGCATGAGTTTCGATTTTGATTCAACATTGTTTTGATAATGTGTGGTTGGACAACCAACCCTTAACAAAAGCCAGTTAAATCTAGTCCATGCGTCCCGGAGTAACAGCCTACAATACCTCTTCTGGCCCTTGCCGCCTCGGCTGAATGCAAGAGGCGTGGCCTGCTCCGAATGCGGGCTCTCCTCCACATCCAGGTCCCACATGTCGTCCTTATCGGGGGTCCAGGGCTCCAGCGGCTGGAACAGACGCTTGTCGCGGGGGTCCTTCTTGGTGAGCTGCAGGCGGCGCTCCATGCGCTCGATCCGTGCCAGCAGCTGGAACCAACAGGAGAGCGTTGGCAAACCGTCACTTCACAACAGattcacacttcacacacagTAGATTAACTTTTGTGGACACTACATACCGTCTCTTTTTCGGCCTTGAGCTCATCGATCTCCTTGTCTTTCGATTGaagctgttgctgctgttgctcgATGAGGTccagttggaggaggagaatcTGCCGTAAGCAGTTGGCTTGAGATTGGGGATTGGGCGGGGACTTCCGGATGTTCCGCCACTTGCCCTCCGTACTGAGCTCGATAGACGCGGTGCCCAGGACCCCGGGGCCGACCCCCTTTGCGCTCTCATCACCACCCACTTCCTTGGGGTTATTGTTTATTGCCATCTGTGGGTTATCCATATTGTCAATGGGGAGAGGTTTGCTTTTCACTGGGGTTCCCTCACCCCCCATTTGTCTGACTGGGGACAGTATCCCCGCGGTTGTCTTGTCCTCTTGAAGTACTTCTGCGACTGTGGCAGCGCTGGTAACTTCGCTCGTTGTGTAATTCTGGTCTAAGCCCGTGGACTTAGTGGGGATGTCAACCCCCTGAACATTGAGTACCACGTCACAGGTCTCTCTCTTGAGGCTAACGGGACTCGCGGTAGAGATACCAATCTTTTTCTCAAAGTCGATTGTGTCAGCGTTCAGCTTGAATCCCGTGTTAGGATACAGCGTCGATCTCAAAGTCATGGCGAACACAATGGGTTTTcattctgcatgtattaacagCAGTGTCCAGCGGTAACAATGCTTCTGGCCCTGCAAAAGACGAAAGAAAAGGTGTTGCGTTCGGTAGAAAACACGTCGTCTTTCCTGGCTGCAGATGCAACTTGAGGATACCACGAATGTTACGATAACTGTCTCTAATCCCCATCCATTTCAAAATTGCTTGACGAATTTAAAGTGTGAGGTATGCTGCACGGAGTCAACAACACAGATATGCTAACTACGTAGCTGGCCAGATAGAAGGGTGGCATTCACCTCCTAACTTCGCCTAAATAGATTTTCCAGGAAAAGAGCCATAAACAGGGGCTCGGGAGTGGCTACGCAGGACACTGGCGGCAGCCATCTCCTCCATTTTGCTTCTCGCCAAATGATGAAAAACAATAACAGCCAGCTAGCATGCTAATATTAGCTAAC contains these protein-coding regions:
- the msl1b gene encoding male-specific lethal 1 homolog, with amino-acid sequence MTLRSTLYPNTGFKLNADTIDFEKKIGISTASPVSLKRETCDVVLNVQGVDIPTKSTGLDQNYTTSEVTSAATVAEVLQEDKTTAGILSPVRQMGGEGTPVKSKPLPIDNMDNPQMAINNNPKEVGGDESAKGVGPGVLGTASIELSTEGKWRNIRKSPPNPQSQANCLRQILLLQLDLIEQQQQQLQSKDKEIDELKAEKETLLARIERMERRLQLTKKDPRDKRLFQPLEPWTPDKDDMWDLDVEESPHSEQATPLAFSRGGKGQKRKICFGDPKLQKQRGKCPKSSPQKLEMRPGSPYHRELRSKETPEKAGSMRLGQERDSLLPCKEEPEICSLMEELPFMCTTEMYLCCWHQPPLSPLRETSPKKEEEVAIPSWRENCMEPLDSDDPSSIPEALDDNVYLKRHLKLELDEKRRKRWDIQRIREQRMFQRLQQRMNKKKVREPEGEPELSSFYPDSEDVESIVITPFLPVVVFGRPLPKLTQQIFELPWLDDRSRCRIEVPKKHTPHRTCRK